The Nocardioides salarius genome includes a region encoding these proteins:
- the edd gene encoding phosphogluconate dehydratase, translating to MSTPIEMHPVVAEVTERLVARSAATRAAYVERNRAAAQAGPARTRLACANLAHGFAAAEPADKEALRGTVKPNLAIVTSYNDMLSAHQPFETYPRQLKKAVIRAGGIAQVAGGVPAMCDGITQGRAGMQLSLHSRDVIAMSAAIGLSHDMFDAAMMLGVCDKIVPGLLIGALSFGHLPTVFVPAGPMESGLANKEKAAVRQRFAEGLATREELLEAEAASYHSAGTCTFYGTANSNQLLMEVLGLHLPGASFPNPGTPLRAALTDAAAARVTAIARGEVEDAQVGDVVDERSLVNACVALLASGGSTNHTLHLVAIARAAGVDLTWDDLSQLSAVVPSLCRIYPNGSADVNHFQAAGGMAFLVRTLLDAGLLHEDVRTVAGPGLRRYTQEPRLLEDGSVTWVDGPTESLDPEVLRPATDPFAADGGLRVLDGPLGRAVIKTSAVAGEHRVVTAPAVVFEDQADLLAAFERHELDGRDLVAVVRHQGPAANGMPELHKLTPALGVLQDRGQKVAIVTDGRMSGASGKVPAAIHVTPEAALGGPLARIVDGDVVTVDADRGLLSIADPETVLARPAVQRPEGAAHLAGTGRELFAMFRATVGPADAGASVFPFAAEKDALSAQEAPVAQHA from the coding sequence GTGAGCACACCCATCGAGATGCACCCCGTCGTGGCGGAGGTGACCGAGCGCCTGGTCGCCCGCAGCGCCGCCACCCGCGCGGCGTACGTCGAGCGCAACCGCGCCGCCGCCCAGGCCGGCCCGGCCCGCACCCGGCTGGCCTGCGCCAACCTCGCCCACGGCTTCGCCGCCGCCGAGCCCGCCGACAAGGAGGCGCTGCGCGGCACGGTCAAGCCGAACCTGGCGATCGTCACCAGCTACAACGACATGCTCTCGGCGCACCAGCCGTTCGAGACCTACCCGCGCCAGCTCAAGAAGGCCGTCATCCGCGCCGGCGGCATCGCGCAGGTCGCCGGGGGAGTGCCCGCCATGTGCGACGGCATCACCCAGGGCCGCGCCGGCATGCAGCTCTCGCTGCACAGCCGCGACGTGATCGCCATGTCGGCGGCCATCGGGCTCTCCCACGACATGTTCGACGCCGCGATGATGCTCGGGGTCTGCGACAAGATCGTGCCCGGGCTGCTGATCGGGGCGCTGTCCTTCGGGCACCTGCCGACGGTCTTCGTGCCGGCCGGGCCGATGGAGTCGGGGCTGGCCAACAAGGAGAAGGCTGCGGTGCGCCAGCGCTTCGCCGAGGGCCTGGCCACCCGTGAGGAGCTGCTCGAGGCCGAGGCGGCGTCGTACCACTCGGCCGGCACGTGCACCTTCTACGGCACCGCCAACTCCAACCAGCTGCTGATGGAGGTGCTGGGCCTGCACCTGCCCGGCGCGTCCTTCCCCAACCCCGGTACGCCGCTGCGCGCGGCGCTGACCGACGCCGCGGCCGCCCGGGTGACCGCGATCGCCCGGGGCGAGGTCGAGGACGCCCAGGTCGGTGACGTGGTCGACGAGCGCTCGCTGGTCAACGCCTGCGTGGCGCTGCTGGCCAGCGGCGGCTCGACCAACCACACGCTGCACCTCGTCGCGATCGCCCGCGCAGCGGGCGTCGACCTGACCTGGGACGACCTGTCGCAGCTCTCGGCCGTGGTGCCGTCGCTGTGCCGGATCTACCCCAACGGCTCCGCCGACGTGAACCACTTCCAGGCCGCCGGCGGGATGGCCTTCCTCGTGCGCACCCTGCTCGACGCGGGGCTGCTCCACGAGGACGTGCGGACCGTCGCCGGGCCGGGGCTGCGCCGCTACACCCAGGAGCCGCGCCTGCTCGAGGACGGCTCGGTGACCTGGGTCGACGGCCCCACCGAGTCCCTCGACCCCGAGGTGCTGCGCCCGGCCACCGACCCCTTCGCCGCCGACGGCGGGCTGCGGGTGCTCGACGGGCCGCTGGGCCGCGCGGTCATCAAGACCAGCGCCGTGGCCGGCGAGCACCGGGTCGTCACCGCGCCGGCCGTGGTCTTCGAGGACCAGGCCGACCTGCTGGCGGCCTTCGAGCGCCACGAGCTCGACGGGCGCGACCTGGTCGCGGTGGTGCGCCACCAGGGCCCGGCCGCCAACGGGATGCCCGAGCTGCACAAGCTCACGCCCGCGCTCGGCGTCCTGCAGGACCGCGGCCAGAAGGTCGCCATCGTCACCGACGGCCGGATGTCGGGTGCCTCCGGCAAGGTCCCCGCCGCCATCCACGTCACGCCCGAGGCCGCGCTCGGGGGCCCGCTGGCCCGCATCGTCGACGGCGACGTCGTCACCGTCGACGCCGACCGGGGGCTGCTGAGCATCGCCGACCCCGAGACCGTGCTGGCCCGCCCCGCGGTGCAGCGCCCCGAGGGCGCCGCCCACCTGGCCGGCACCGGTCGCGAGCTGTTCGCCATGTTCCGCGCCACCGTCGGGCCCGCCGACGCCGGCGCCAGCGTCTTCCCCTTCGCTGCGGAGAAGGACGCCCTCTCGGCCCAGGAGGCCCCCGTTGCCCAGCACGCCTGA
- the eda gene encoding bifunctional 4-hydroxy-2-oxoglutarate aldolase/2-dehydro-3-deoxy-phosphogluconate aldolase — protein sequence MPSTPESLLDLAPVVPVVTVESVAEAVPLARALVAGGLPVIELTLRTPVALDAVRAVAAEVPEIVLGVGTVTTPRQAEEAAAAGASFLVSPGTTPRLLSAMLGTGLPFLPGTATVSEVLAVLEAGVTEMKLFPAEASGGAAYLRALSAPVPAARFCPTGGVTLASAPDYLALPNVGCVGGTWITPRDAVESGDWARIEKLAAEAAALR from the coding sequence TTGCCCAGCACGCCTGAGTCCCTGCTCGACCTCGCGCCGGTCGTCCCGGTCGTCACCGTCGAGTCCGTCGCCGAGGCCGTGCCGCTGGCGCGTGCCCTCGTGGCCGGCGGGCTCCCCGTGATCGAGCTGACGCTGCGCACCCCCGTGGCCCTCGACGCGGTGCGCGCCGTGGCCGCCGAGGTGCCCGAGATCGTGCTCGGGGTCGGCACCGTCACCACGCCGCGCCAGGCCGAGGAGGCCGCCGCGGCCGGGGCGTCGTTCCTGGTCTCGCCCGGCACCACGCCTCGGCTGCTGTCGGCGATGCTCGGCACCGGGCTGCCGTTCCTGCCCGGCACCGCGACCGTCTCCGAGGTGCTCGCCGTGCTCGAGGCCGGCGTCACCGAGATGAAGCTGTTCCCGGCCGAGGCGTCCGGAGGAGCGGCGTACCTGCGCGCGCTCTCGGCGCCGGTGCCCGCCGCCCGGTTCTGCCCCACCGGCGGCGTCACCCTGGCCTCCGCGCCCGACTACCTCGCCCTGCCCAACGTCGGCTGCGTCGGCGGCACCTGGATCACCCCCCGCGACGCGGTGGAGTCCGGCGACTGGGCGCGCATCGAGAAGCTCGCCGCCGAGGCCGCCGCCCTGCGCTGA
- a CDS encoding IS30 family transposase has product MARPMRPRELDRPFWEAIRSGLGVKSAARVAGMSATTAKRVFSKAGGVNPVPVNPPVGRYLSWFEREEIAALTHAGHGMREVARRVGRSPATISRELARGQTGRGYRASVAQAKIDRGRSAARSAKLATNLRLRRAVQERLEQDLSPEQIAGRLKLDFPDDAEMRVSPETIYQSLYVQARGGLKRELTTHLRTGRSMRKPHRREAERRGRIPDMIMISERPAEVEDRAVPGHWEGDLILGSTASGSAVGTLVERTTGFVMLLHLPGDHGAAAVQEALVAKIATLPEQLRGSLTWDQGSEMANHVEITKATDLDVYFCDPHSPWQRGSNENTNGLLRQYLPKGGDLSFYGPGLLDNIATQLNTRPRKRHGFLTPAEVLDQLLSQPPTNHGVA; this is encoded by the coding sequence ATGGCACGTCCGATGAGGCCCAGGGAGTTGGACCGTCCGTTTTGGGAGGCGATCCGTTCTGGTCTGGGGGTGAAGTCGGCTGCTCGCGTGGCGGGCATGTCGGCGACCACTGCGAAGCGGGTCTTCAGCAAGGCTGGCGGGGTGAACCCTGTTCCCGTGAATCCGCCGGTGGGCCGATACCTGTCGTGGTTCGAGCGGGAGGAGATCGCGGCGCTGACCCACGCCGGCCATGGGATGCGAGAGGTCGCGCGTCGCGTCGGTCGCAGCCCGGCCACGATCAGCCGTGAGCTGGCCCGTGGCCAGACCGGGCGCGGGTACCGGGCTTCGGTGGCTCAGGCCAAGATCGATCGGGGTCGTAGCGCTGCGCGCAGCGCGAAGCTGGCCACCAACCTGCGGCTGCGCCGGGCGGTCCAGGAGCGCCTGGAGCAGGACCTGAGCCCCGAGCAGATCGCTGGCAGACTCAAACTGGACTTCCCCGACGATGCGGAGATGCGGGTGTCGCCCGAGACGATCTACCAGTCGCTGTACGTCCAGGCCCGCGGCGGGCTCAAGCGCGAGCTGACCACCCATCTGCGCACCGGACGCTCGATGCGCAAACCCCACCGCCGTGAGGCCGAGAGACGCGGCCGGATCCCCGACATGATCATGATCAGCGAACGCCCCGCCGAGGTCGAGGACCGTGCGGTGCCCGGGCACTGGGAAGGCGACCTGATCCTCGGCTCGACCGCTTCTGGGTCCGCGGTCGGCACCTTGGTCGAGCGCACCACCGGGTTCGTGATGCTGCTGCACCTGCCTGGTGACCACGGCGCCGCAGCGGTCCAAGAAGCGCTCGTGGCCAAAATCGCGACCCTGCCCGAACAGCTGCGCGGCTCGCTGACCTGGGACCAGGGCAGCGAGATGGCCAACCACGTCGAGATCACCAAAGCCACCGACCTCGACGTCTACTTCTGCGACCCGCACTCGCCCTGGCAACGCGGCTCGAACGAGAACACCAACGGCCTGCTGCGCCAATACCTGCCCAAAGGCGGCGACCTGTCCTTCTACGGACCCGGCCTACTCGACAACATCGCCACTCAGCTCAACACCCGACCCCGCAAACGCCACGGCTTCCTCACACCCGCCGAAGTCCTTGACCAACTACTCTCACAACCACCCACCAACCACGGTGTTGCGTGA
- a CDS encoding DUF1905 domain-containing protein, with protein sequence MSDPWAFDAEVWLAEGGSWAFVTVPAEVDDDIRVLAGPRSGFGSVRVEVVLGATTWRTSVFPDKARGFVLPLKQQVRRAEEVDVGDRVRLRLRLVQP encoded by the coding sequence ATGAGCGATCCGTGGGCGTTCGACGCCGAGGTGTGGCTGGCCGAGGGCGGGTCCTGGGCCTTCGTCACCGTGCCGGCGGAGGTCGACGACGACATCCGGGTGCTGGCCGGGCCGAGGTCGGGCTTCGGGTCGGTGCGGGTCGAGGTCGTGCTGGGTGCCACCACGTGGCGGACCTCGGTCTTCCCCGACAAGGCGCGCGGCTTCGTGCTGCCGCTCAAGCAGCAGGTCCGCCGTGCCGAGGAGGTGGACGTCGGCGACCGGGTGCGGCTGCGGCTCCGGCTGGTGCAGCCATAG
- a CDS encoding pirin family protein, translating to MSNPDPRPDEVTCTPGPPAGGVEVLPAREVPLGGPRAMLVRRTLPQRSRSLVGAWCFVDHYGPDDVGATGGMKVTPHPHTGLQTVSWLFTGEIEHRDSAGHHAVVRPGELNLMTAGRGISHSEISTTTTGTLHGVQLWVALPDATRHTEPGFEHHAPEPVEGPGWRGRVFLGELLGQRSPVRTHTPLVGAEIVLEPGTTLRLDVDQTHEHGVLVDLGALEVDGVPVATHELAHMPLGRASTTLVAGDEGVRLLLLGGTPLGESIVMWWNFVGRTHEEVVAFREEWQAQVERDGEVVADAQQVAPGRFGVVAGDHTRPIPAPPLPHARLRERG from the coding sequence GTGAGCAACCCCGACCCGCGCCCCGACGAGGTCACCTGCACGCCCGGCCCGCCGGCGGGCGGCGTGGAGGTGCTCCCGGCTCGCGAGGTGCCGCTCGGCGGTCCCCGCGCCATGCTCGTACGCCGCACGCTCCCGCAGCGCTCGCGCTCGCTGGTCGGCGCGTGGTGCTTCGTCGACCACTACGGCCCCGACGACGTCGGCGCGACCGGGGGCATGAAGGTCACCCCGCACCCGCACACCGGCCTGCAGACCGTCAGCTGGCTCTTTACCGGCGAGATCGAGCACCGCGACAGCGCCGGGCACCACGCGGTGGTGCGCCCCGGCGAGCTGAACCTGATGACCGCCGGGCGGGGCATCAGCCACTCCGAGATCAGCACGACGACCACCGGCACCCTGCACGGCGTCCAGCTGTGGGTCGCGCTGCCCGACGCGACCAGGCACACCGAGCCGGGCTTCGAGCACCACGCCCCCGAGCCCGTCGAGGGCCCCGGCTGGCGGGGCCGGGTGTTCCTGGGCGAGCTCCTCGGCCAGCGCTCGCCGGTACGCACCCACACCCCGCTGGTGGGTGCCGAGATCGTGCTCGAGCCCGGCACCACGCTGCGCCTCGACGTCGACCAGACCCACGAGCACGGGGTCCTGGTCGACCTCGGCGCGCTGGAGGTCGACGGGGTCCCGGTGGCCACCCACGAGCTGGCCCACATGCCGCTCGGCCGCGCCAGCACCACCCTGGTCGCCGGTGACGAGGGGGTGCGGCTGCTGCTGCTCGGCGGCACCCCGCTCGGCGAGTCGATCGTGATGTGGTGGAACTTCGTGGGCCGCACCCACGAGGAGGTCGTGGCCTTCCGCGAGGAGTGGCAGGCCCAGGTCGAGCGCGACGGCGAGGTGGTCGCGGACGCCCAGCAGGTCGCCCCCGGCCGGTTCGGCGTCGTCGCCGGCGACCACACCCGCCCCATCCCGGCGCCGCCGCTGCCCCACGCGCGGCTCAGGGAGCGCGGGTGA
- a CDS encoding DNA-3-methyladenine glycosylase I: protein MSGPVVGVDDDVPRCPWAGAAPSTMRDYHDDEWGRPVEGESAHLERLTLEAFQSGLSWSTILAKRPAFREVFAGFDAERVAAYDAADVERLMADARIVRNRRKVEAALVNAAATVELREDGGLEALVRSHAPAVPPAPATTAEQQTTSPESLALSKDLKRRGFVFVGPTTMFALMEAIGIFDPHLVGCHRRAPSATLTRCSSD from the coding sequence GTGAGCGGCCCGGTCGTCGGCGTCGACGACGACGTGCCGCGCTGCCCCTGGGCGGGCGCCGCGCCCAGCACGATGCGCGACTACCACGACGACGAGTGGGGCCGACCGGTCGAGGGCGAGAGCGCGCACCTCGAGCGGCTGACGCTGGAGGCCTTCCAGTCCGGGCTGTCGTGGTCGACGATCCTGGCCAAGCGGCCCGCCTTCCGCGAGGTCTTCGCGGGCTTCGACGCCGAGCGGGTCGCGGCGTACGACGCCGCCGACGTCGAGCGGCTGATGGCCGACGCGCGCATCGTCCGCAACCGCCGCAAGGTCGAGGCGGCGCTGGTCAACGCCGCCGCCACCGTGGAGCTGCGCGAGGACGGCGGGCTGGAGGCGCTGGTGCGCTCGCACGCGCCCGCGGTGCCGCCCGCCCCGGCCACGACCGCCGAGCAGCAGACCACCTCGCCCGAGTCGCTGGCGCTGAGCAAGGACCTCAAGCGCCGCGGCTTCGTCTTCGTCGGTCCGACGACGATGTTCGCGCTGATGGAGGCGATCGGGATCTTCGACCCGCACCTGGTGGGCTGTCATCGCCGGGCGCCGTCGGCCACACTGACCCGGTGCTCCTCGGACTGA
- a CDS encoding CidA/LrgA family protein → MLLGLTWLLACQLAGELVVEATGVPVPGPVVGMVLLLVVLVLRDPPDDSPVHRTADAVLPHLQLLFVPAGVGIVAYAGVLRDDPVAVVVALVGSWLLGLGVVGVLADRLGRRTRVVDDPAAGGGAP, encoded by the coding sequence GTGCTCCTCGGACTGACCTGGCTGCTGGCCTGCCAGCTCGCCGGTGAGCTGGTCGTCGAGGCGACGGGGGTGCCGGTGCCCGGGCCGGTGGTCGGCATGGTGCTGCTGCTCGTGGTGCTGGTGCTGCGCGACCCGCCCGACGACAGCCCCGTGCACCGCACCGCCGACGCGGTCCTGCCGCACCTGCAGCTGCTCTTCGTGCCCGCCGGGGTCGGCATCGTGGCCTACGCCGGCGTGCTGCGTGACGACCCGGTCGCGGTCGTCGTCGCGCTGGTCGGCTCGTGGCTGCTGGGGCTGGGCGTCGTCGGCGTCCTGGCCGACCGGCTCGGGCGCCGCACCCGCGTCGTCGACGACCCCGCAGCCGGCGGGGGAGCCCCGTGA
- a CDS encoding LrgB family protein: protein MSGAVDAVLDQPLLWLVVTLLAYQLGLWLRGRTGAHPLAQPVLVAIVVVGALVVFLDVDYASYAEDTAVITFVLGPATVALAVPLHRQLARLRGFVLPLLTAVVAGAAVSVAAAVGLVRLLGGDELLARSMAPKATTTPVSIAVSETLGGLPPLTAALTITAGILGAVAGPGVLGLLRVRDHRARGLAVGSASHGIGTGRMIVDHPVEGAFSGLAMGLTALVTSVVAPLLVALLL, encoded by the coding sequence GTGAGCGGCGCCGTGGACGCCGTGCTCGACCAGCCGCTGCTGTGGCTGGTGGTGACCCTGCTGGCCTACCAGCTCGGCCTGTGGCTGCGGGGGCGCACCGGGGCCCACCCGCTAGCCCAGCCGGTGCTCGTCGCGATCGTGGTCGTCGGGGCGCTGGTCGTGTTCCTCGACGTCGACTACGCGTCGTACGCCGAGGACACGGCGGTGATCACCTTCGTCCTCGGCCCGGCCACGGTGGCGCTCGCGGTCCCGCTGCACCGCCAGCTGGCCCGACTGCGCGGCTTCGTGCTGCCGCTGCTGACCGCCGTCGTGGCGGGCGCCGCGGTGTCCGTGGCGGCCGCGGTGGGGCTGGTGCGGCTGCTGGGCGGCGACGAGCTGCTCGCGCGCAGCATGGCCCCCAAGGCCACGACCACCCCGGTCTCGATCGCGGTCTCCGAGACCCTCGGCGGCCTGCCGCCGCTGACCGCCGCGCTGACGATCACCGCCGGCATCCTCGGCGCCGTCGCCGGGCCCGGCGTGCTGGGCCTCCTGCGGGTGCGCGACCACCGCGCCCGGGGGCTCGCCGTCGGGTCGGCCTCCCACGGCATCGGCACCGGCCGGATGATCGTCGACCACCCGGTGGAGGGGGCGTTCTCGGGGCTGGCGATGGGGCTGACGGCGCTGGTCACGAGCGTCGTGGCGCCGCTCCTGGTCGCCCTGCTCCTCTGA
- a CDS encoding amidase produces MSVHAYTDDALGHLDAVGTVEALAAGEVGSAEVVEAAIARTEAVDTELGAVAWRAWERARAEAAAPRGGFFSGVPTFLKDNVDVEGMPTLHGTDAFVGRPARRDGDLTRMYLATGLVALGKTRLSELGFSAAAEHPRLGPVRNPWDPARTAGASSAGSAALVAAGAVPIAHANDGGGSIRIPAAVNGLVGLKPTRGRLAQDALLRRMPVPIVSDGVLTRSVRDTAAFLREAEKVYRDLSLPPVGDITRAGRQRLRIGVTTSGAGRAATPEVAEQTLRTAALLEELGHHVEEVAAPAPASFADDFLLYWASLAAASLVGGRSQHGRTFDRTRLDELTHGLGEHVRRHLVRLPGAVARLRRTPGVSARFHERHDVLLTPTLATPTPRVGHLAPGLGYDTVIERLQEWVAFTPWHNATGDPAVSLPLATDADGLPLGMMLSAGHGREALLLELSLELEQTRPFTHLGRSEGV; encoded by the coding sequence ATGAGCGTGCACGCGTACACCGACGACGCCCTGGGCCACCTCGACGCCGTGGGCACCGTGGAGGCGCTGGCGGCCGGCGAGGTCGGCTCGGCCGAGGTGGTGGAGGCGGCGATCGCCCGCACCGAGGCCGTCGACACCGAGCTCGGGGCCGTGGCCTGGCGGGCCTGGGAGCGGGCCCGGGCCGAGGCGGCCGCCCCGCGCGGCGGGTTCTTCTCCGGTGTGCCGACCTTCCTCAAGGACAACGTCGACGTCGAGGGCATGCCCACCCTGCACGGCACCGACGCCTTCGTGGGGCGCCCGGCGCGCCGCGACGGCGACCTGACGCGGATGTACCTGGCCACCGGCCTGGTGGCCCTGGGCAAGACCCGGCTCTCCGAGCTCGGGTTCAGCGCCGCCGCGGAGCACCCGCGGCTGGGCCCGGTGCGCAACCCGTGGGACCCCGCCCGCACCGCGGGCGCCTCGTCGGCCGGCTCCGCGGCGCTGGTCGCCGCCGGCGCGGTGCCGATCGCGCACGCCAACGACGGCGGCGGCTCGATCCGCATCCCCGCGGCCGTCAACGGGCTGGTCGGCCTCAAGCCCACGCGGGGCCGGCTGGCCCAGGACGCGCTGCTGCGCCGGATGCCGGTGCCCATCGTCAGCGACGGCGTGCTGACCCGGTCGGTGCGCGACACCGCCGCCTTCCTCCGCGAGGCCGAGAAGGTCTACCGCGACCTGTCCCTGCCGCCCGTGGGCGACATCACCCGCGCCGGGCGCCAGCGCCTGCGCATCGGCGTCACCACGTCGGGCGCGGGGCGCGCCGCGACCCCCGAGGTCGCCGAGCAGACGCTGCGCACCGCCGCGCTGCTCGAGGAGCTGGGCCACCACGTCGAGGAGGTCGCGGCCCCCGCGCCGGCCTCGTTCGCCGACGACTTCCTGCTCTACTGGGCCTCCCTGGCCGCCGCGTCGCTCGTCGGCGGGCGCAGCCAGCACGGGCGCACCTTCGACCGCACCCGTCTCGACGAGCTCACCCACGGCCTGGGGGAGCACGTACGCCGCCACCTGGTGCGGCTGCCCGGCGCGGTGGCCCGGCTGCGCCGCACGCCCGGCGTCTCGGCCCGCTTCCACGAGCGCCACGACGTGCTGCTGACGCCCACCCTGGCCACGCCGACGCCGCGGGTCGGGCACCTGGCGCCGGGGCTGGGCTACGACACCGTCATCGAGCGACTGCAGGAGTGGGTGGCCTTCACACCGTGGCACAACGCCACCGGCGACCCGGCCGTCTCGCTGCCCCTGGCGACCGACGCCGACGGGCTCCCGCTGGGGATGATGCTCAGCGCCGGGCATGGGCGCGAGGCGCTGCTCCTCGAGCTCTCGCTGGAGCTGGAGCAGACGCGTCCGTTCACGCATCTGGGCAGGTCAGAAGGGGTATGA
- the rpmG gene encoding 50S ribosomal protein L33, which translates to MASKSSDVRPKITLACTECKERNYITKKNRRNDPDRLDLAKFCPRCRQHTTHRETR; encoded by the coding sequence GTGGCCTCCAAGAGCTCCGACGTTCGCCCCAAGATCACTCTCGCCTGCACGGAGTGCAAGGAGCGCAACTACATCACCAAGAAGAACCGCCGCAACGACCCCGACCGTCTGGACCTGGCGAAGTTCTGCCCCCGGTGCCGTCAGCACACGACGCACCGCGAGACCCGCTGA
- a CDS encoding FAS1-like dehydratase domain-containing protein, whose amino-acid sequence MALDPSLVGRSFPPTRPYAVTEERLRTFAAASGATWEGGPAPATFPIVLAFEAMNAFLEAEQVELRRIVHGEQRFAYERPVVPGDVLTTTLSVASLRQIGGNDIIGTRSEVHDETGALVCTAGATLVHRAGEQA is encoded by the coding sequence ATGGCGCTGGACCCCTCGCTCGTCGGCCGATCCTTCCCACCCACCCGGCCGTACGCCGTCACCGAGGAGCGGCTGCGCACCTTCGCGGCCGCCAGCGGTGCGACCTGGGAGGGCGGCCCGGCCCCGGCGACCTTCCCCATCGTGCTGGCCTTCGAGGCCATGAACGCCTTCCTCGAGGCCGAGCAGGTCGAGCTGCGCCGCATCGTGCACGGCGAGCAGCGCTTCGCCTACGAGCGGCCCGTGGTGCCGGGCGACGTGCTCACCACGACCCTGAGCGTCGCCTCGCTGCGCCAGATCGGCGGCAACGACATCATCGGCACCCGCAGCGAGGTCCACGACGAGACCGGGGCGCTGGTGTGCACCGCCGGCGCGACCCTGGTGCACCGGGCGGGGGAGCAGGCATGA
- a CDS encoding MaoC/PaaZ C-terminal domain-containing protein, which yields MTHLEPGAVLAPQEYAVTRADLVAYAGASGDLNPIHWSDRVAAQVGLPGVIAHGMYTMALAARAVATWTHDAPVLEIGCKFTAPVVVPDDDSGVVVVVGGSVKSVEDGRATIALEVTCAGQKVLGMPRAVVALDG from the coding sequence ATGACCCACCTCGAGCCCGGCGCCGTCCTGGCCCCGCAGGAGTACGCCGTGACCCGCGCCGACCTGGTCGCCTACGCCGGCGCCAGCGGCGACCTCAACCCCATCCACTGGTCCGACCGGGTCGCCGCCCAGGTGGGCCTGCCCGGCGTGATCGCCCACGGCATGTACACCATGGCGCTGGCTGCCCGCGCGGTCGCGACCTGGACCCACGACGCGCCGGTGCTCGAGATCGGCTGCAAGTTCACGGCGCCCGTCGTGGTGCCCGACGACGACTCCGGCGTCGTCGTCGTGGTGGGCGGCAGCGTGAAGTCCGTCGAGGACGGCCGTGCCACCATCGCCCTCGAGGTCACCTGCGCGGGCCAGAAGGTGCTCGGGATGCCGCGCGCCGTGGTGGCGCTCGATGGCTGA
- a CDS encoding UDP-N-acetylmuramate dehydrogenase has translation MAEAAPGPTHPRLAERTTLRLGGPAARWVRASTEAELVAAVADADAAGEPVLLLGGGSNLVVADEGFAGTVVEVATRGVVPDVDAGGADAACGGVLVTVAAGEDWDGFVATAVDRGWVGVEALSGIPGSVGATPVQNVGAYGQEVAQTIASVRTYDRRDQQVRTLANADCDFSYRQSRFKAEPGRHVVLSVTFQLATGTLAAPVRYGELSRVLGVEAGQRAPLRAVREAVLGLRAGKGMVLDADDHDTWSAGSFFTNPVVDADALPEGAPAWEQPDGRVKTSAAWLIEHAGFGRGYGADVGTGRARLSSKHTLALTNRGEASTSDLLALARHVRDGVQERFGVRLVNEPVLLGCDLDPHHHEDDDA, from the coding sequence ATGGCTGAGGCCGCCCCCGGTCCCACCCACCCGCGTCTCGCGGAGCGCACCACCCTCCGTCTGGGCGGGCCCGCCGCGCGCTGGGTGCGTGCGAGCACCGAGGCCGAGCTGGTCGCGGCGGTCGCCGACGCCGACGCCGCCGGCGAGCCCGTGCTGCTGCTGGGCGGCGGCAGCAACCTGGTGGTCGCCGACGAGGGCTTCGCGGGCACGGTGGTCGAGGTCGCCACCCGCGGGGTCGTGCCCGACGTCGACGCCGGCGGGGCCGACGCGGCCTGCGGCGGCGTCCTGGTGACGGTCGCGGCAGGGGAGGACTGGGACGGGTTCGTCGCGACCGCCGTCGATCGCGGCTGGGTCGGGGTCGAGGCGCTCTCCGGCATCCCCGGCAGCGTGGGTGCCACGCCGGTGCAGAACGTCGGCGCCTACGGCCAGGAGGTCGCCCAGACGATCGCGTCGGTGCGCACCTACGACCGGCGCGACCAGCAGGTCCGCACCCTGGCCAACGCCGACTGCGACTTCTCCTACCGCCAGTCCCGCTTCAAGGCCGAGCCCGGGCGCCACGTGGTGCTCTCGGTGACCTTCCAGCTCGCCACCGGCACCCTGGCCGCGCCCGTGCGCTACGGCGAGCTCTCGCGGGTGCTCGGGGTCGAGGCCGGGCAGCGGGCACCGCTGCGCGCGGTCCGCGAGGCGGTCCTGGGGCTGCGTGCCGGCAAGGGCATGGTCCTCGACGCCGACGACCACGACACCTGGAGCGCGGGCTCCTTCTTCACCAACCCCGTCGTCGACGCCGACGCGCTCCCCGAGGGCGCCCCGGCGTGGGAGCAGCCCGACGGCCGCGTCAAGACCAGCGCCGCGTGGCTGATCGAGCACGCCGGCTTCGGGCGGGGGTACGGCGCCGACGTCGGCACCGGGCGTGCCCGGCTCTCGAGCAAGCACACCCTGGCCCTGACCAACCGCGGCGAGGCGAGCACCAGCGACCTGCTGGCCCTGGCCCGCCACGTGCGCGACGGCGTGCAGGAGCGCTTCGGCGTGCGCCTGGTCAACGAGCCGGTGCTGCTCGGCTGCGACCTCGACCCCCACCACCACGAGGACGACGACGCCTGA